From Manduca sexta isolate Smith_Timp_Sample1 chromosome 21, JHU_Msex_v1.0, whole genome shotgun sequence, the proteins below share one genomic window:
- the LOC115442225 gene encoding scavenger receptor class B member 1, whose translation MVVGAKIALQHVPSKGRISLMKIQNFTVIKRQSIAKAVYGFLMVGAAVLMIFINPLELITNWYLDIKEGSFLFRMWEKPSYEIYSEVWLYNYTNVPEYLSGESKVLKLNEVGPFTFQEVRTNENVTVDKDRGVLTMKPRTVLNFLPELSMAELTDATVTAPNIALVAVSSLAAEKLGYFANAGAYYSLSALGVKLFRNFTAEDILWGYEEPIVSIANNLFPGWIDFGKLGILDRFYAQRSEFVEVDIGNASNRFSLREWNGSPGIPEQGFTDLNSSIPCNVIKGTYEGFMLPPNFPRGKNIPIFRRQACRVYPFDYSGEFAGDNGFNYYRYILAKSSFSRSSQYACSCSHNCMPEGFVDVSNCYYGFPIALSKPHFLDADPVQRAYYEGLHPDPEKHSSHLDVEPTIGVPLTLHSKIQVNIAVRTSPGNPIINPLKDKVLPILWLSMYCDHTPPEVITLLRLRLVIGPPLIITIEVVLFITGLCLGIHGFYRVWKPNYHFGEVNRRSVERTVDRKNVDRSVLLNIAENTAFSDDDTAKESVSLLTMEVDEAETPDIVVGD comes from the exons ATGGTGGTGGGCGCGAAAATAGCTCTCCAACATGTGCCCAGCAAAGGGAGGATATCGCtcatgaaaatacaaaattttactgtCATTAAAAGAC AGTCAATAGCAAAAGCAGTGTATGGGTTCCTCATGGTGGGCGCTGCTGTGCTCATGATATTTATCAACCCTCTAGAGCTAATCACTAATTGG TATCTAGACATAAAAGAGGGCTCATTCCTATTCCGGATGTGGGAAAAACCTTCATACGAGATATATTCTGAAGTCTGGCTATATAATTACACAAATGTACCAGAATATCTAAGTGGCGAATCTAAAGTATTGAAGTTGAATGAGGTTGGACCATTTACGTTTCA GGAGGTGAGGACGAATGAGAATGTGACGGTGGACAAGGACCGAGGAGTGTTGACGATGAAGCCGAGAACCGTGTTGAACTTCCTTCCGGAGCTGTCGATGGCGGAATTGACCGATGCGACCGTCACTGCGCCTAACATTGCTCTTGTT GCAGTGAGTTCCCTTGCTGCTGAAAAACTAGGATACTTCGCCAACGCCGGTGCTTACTACTCTTTGTCAGCTCTCGGAGTGAAACTGTTCAGGAATTTCACGGCGGAAGACATATTGTGGGGCTATGAGGAGCCTATAGTTTCCATCGCCAATAATCTCTTTCCTGGATGGATCGATTTTGGAAAGTTGGGGATTTTGGACAGG TTTTACGCCCAAAGATCTGAATTCGTTGAAGTGGACATTGGCAATGCCAGCAACAGGTTTTCCTTAAGAGAGTGGAATGGCTCCCCCGGGATCCCGGAGCAGGGATTCACTGATTTAAATAGTAG CATCCCATGCAACGTGATCAAGGGCACTTACGAAGGTTTTATGCTGCCCCCGAACTTTCCTCGGGGCAAAAACATCCCCATCTTTAGGAGGCAAGCGTGCAGGGTCTACCCGTTTGACTACAGCGGAGAATTTGCCGGTGATAATGGATTTAACTACTACAG GTACATATTGGCCAAGTCTTCATTCAGCAGGAGTTCTCAGTACGCGTGTTCGTGTTCGCACAACTGCATGCCTGAGGGCTTCGTCGACGTTAGTAATTGCTACTACG GCTTCCCTATAGCTCTATCGAAACCTCATTTCTTGGATGCGGATCCAGTACAGCGCGCGTATTACGAGGGCTTGCACCCAGACCCTGAAAAGCACTCCTCGCATTTGGACGTGGAGCCG aCCATAGGGGTACCACTGACGTTGCACTCAAAGATTCAAGTGAACATAGCAGTGAGAACCTCTCCTGGAAACCCCATCATCAACCCTCTGAAGGATAAAGTCTTGCCCATCCTCTGGTTATCTATG tattGCGACCATACGCCCCCCGAGGTCATTACTCTCCTCCGACTGCGTCTCGTCATCGGTCCACCGCTGATTATCACCATTGAAGTCGTCCTCTTCATTACTGGCTTATGTCTCGGCATTCACGGCTTCTACAGGGTTTGGAAACCCAACTATCATTTCGGGGAGGTCAACAGAAGAAGTGTAGAAAGGACTGTAGACAGAAAGAATGTCGACAGGAGTGTCTTGTTAAATATAGCTGAGAATACAGCATTTAGTGATGATGATACCGCTAAGGAATCAGTTTCGCTTCTAACCATGGAGGTGGACGAGGCGGAAACACCGGATATAGTTGTTGgtgattaa